In Bradyrhizobium sp. 170, the DNA window TCAGCCGTCGCCTCGCACTGCCGGTGCAATCGCTCCAGGAGATGCGCACTCCATTCGGCGAGATTGACCGTACGCGGAGCCAGCCCCTCGGGATGAAAGGCGAGCCGCAGGATGTTTAAGGGCTGCCCCAGCAAATGCGGCGGGATGCCTTCGAGCAGCGGCGCCACCATGCGGTTGGCCGTCACCAGATTCCAGTGCCGGTCATAGGCCAGCGCGGGATTCGGCTCGTGCGCCCTAAGCACGAGGTCGATCGCCTGCCGCGCCGATTTGAGCGCGGGATCGTCGAGCGAGCGCTGCGGAAACGCGGGCGCAAAGCCCGCCGCGACCAGGAGCACGTTGCGTTCACGCAAGGGAACCTCCAATCGCTCGGCGAGCTTCAGCACCATTTCCCGCGACGGCGCGGCGCGGCCGGTTTCCACAAAGCTGAGGTGACGCGCGGATATCTCGGCGTCTCCGGCCAGATCGAGC includes these proteins:
- a CDS encoding helix-turn-helix transcriptional regulator, which translates into the protein MNAHAATARAERTQPVHIGDHLREWRQRRHLSQLDLAGDAEISARHLSFVETGRAAPSREMVLKLAERLEVPLRERNVLLVAAGFAPAFPQRSLDDPALKSARQAIDLVLRAHEPNPALAYDRHWNLVTANRMVAPLLEGIPPHLLGQPLNILRLAFHPEGLAPRTVNLAEWSAHLLERLHRQCEATADPGLLKLYQELKAYRMPARSGPVSADNVAIPFKLRSAGGEVLSFISTTMVFGTPVDITLQELALETFFPADDLTAERMRQMAAKLP